The Pseudoalteromonas ulvae UL12 genome contains the following window.
ATCGAACTGTCATCGGACAGACATAAAAAAACGCCCCTTGAGGGCGTTTGTAACAATCTGAAATTACTTTAAATAATTGCGTAAGCTGAGATCTGGTTACTGACCGATATACGGTCCGGTCGATTCTCGAGTGATCAAGGTCGCAGGTAGGTTTTCTTTAAAAATCTCGCTATCGGGTTGTTTGATTTGTTCGATTAATTTAGTCACTGCAATATGAGTCATTTGCTCTACAGGCTGAGCTATGGTGGTTAAGCCCGGCCAAATGTGGCGTGCAATTGGCGCATTATCAAAGCCCGCTATCGATAAATCATGAGGAACAGCGAGTTTTAATTGAGAGGCGACTTTAAGCACAGCCGCAGCCATGTAATCATTCGAGGCAAAAACAGCTGAAGGCCTTGGGGATAAATTCAAAATCCTTCGTGCACTGTCTTCACCTGAATGATAACTAAAGTTACCTTCATCCACTAAGCGCTCAGAAAACGTAATACCGCTTTCAGCAAGCGCTTGCTTATACCCTAAAAAACGCTGCTCTGTCGCACTATGATCTGGGTGTCCTTTAATGAAGGCAATGTCGCGATGGCCAAGCGAAATAAGCAGTTTCGTAATTTCATAGGCCGCAAAGCCATCATTGCTGCCAATCGAGATTGAATCATCATCCAACAACACTGACGCAACACGAGAATAAGGCACCTTTTTGGCTTTTAAAAACTCAACCAAAGGTTTTTGATCTGAAAAAGGAGGTGTTAAAACAATGCCATCGAGCTGAGAAGTGTGCAGCAATGTTTCGATATTATCGAGTAATGCCTGACCGCGATGTTCACAAGGGTGGATCAATAAATGATACTGTTGCTCTTGGCACGCTTTGAGCGCCCCAGTTTGCACCCGCGTAATATAACTTTTACTTGGATTATCATATAAGCAACCAATAATGAAACTGCGGTTATTCGCCAGTCCTCGTGCTATGGGATTGGGCTTATAATCGAGCTCTTTAAACGCAGCCAGCACTTTTTCACGGGTCGCATCACTGACGTTGACTTCATTATTCAACACTCGCGAGACCGTTTTTTTAGATACACCAGCGTGCTTTGCCACACTATTGATTGTGATTTTTTCCATTTCAACTCTCATTAATCAATACCATGCAGGTATTCATTACTTGTTTAACGCGCGATTAAACTCGCTGCTGCTCCAATAAATGGAATATTATCTTGGGTGACTAAGGTAACCGGAATATCTGCAACGTAATGACTCATAATGCCTTTTTGCATAAATCGGTCAGCAAATTGGCTTTGCAACAATACATCTTGCATCCGCGGTAAAATTCCACCACCGATAAACACGCCACCACGAGCGCCAAAGGTCAGCGCCAAATCACCAGCGACACTGCCGATCCAATCACAAAATTGTGCCAATGTTTGTTGGCATATATCACACTGCCCCAATAAGGCTAATTCAGAAATGCGAGCGGCAGAATAGTCTTCTACAGGTTGTTGTTTCACTGTCGCAACCGCTCGGTATAAACGCTCTAAGCCTGAGCCTGAAAAAACAGTTTCAACCGAGACATGCTTCACTTCTTGTGCGATAACACTGATCAACTGACGTTCAAATTCATTCACAGCAGCAAGGGTAATGTGCCCCGCTTCACAACTAAGAACACTTTGTTGATGATCATTAAACACCAGCGCTGCAGCACCAAAGCCAGTACCTGGCCCCATCACCGCAATATTGCTATACGTTTCAGCCGTTCCGTGTTTGATTGGCAAGTTTTGATCAGTTTTTAAATAAGGGGCTGCATATGCAAAGGCGGCAAAATCATTGATGACTTTTAATTCTTGAAAATTAAATTCTGTTTTCAAAGCATCTAACGTAAAGCGCCAACCTAAATTCGTTAAGTTAACCTCTTGCCCTTTCATCGGTCCTGCAACAGCGAGCGCAGCCCGTGTAGGCTGTGAAAAAGGTAAGGTCGCAATATACGCAGATAATACAGACTCAAGAGAAGTGAATTCAGCACTCACAAAGGTCTGCGCATGGGCGATAGTAAATTGCAGTGATGCGACATCAAAATCAGTAACCAAAGCAAAGCGTGCATTAGTTCCGCCTACATCTGCGACAATAATGGGTTGAAATTTAGTGACACTGTTCATCGTGTTTCTCTCACTTTACGGCCAAAGGCTTTTATATCGAATTGAAACATACCCATCAAATTACCCTGACACTAGTCATTGAATTCCAATTTGTGTTACCTTCTTCCCGCTACAAAAAGAAGCGCACACACCGTGGATTTTTGATAAATATACGAATTGACAACAATACGACAAAACTGCCACATTATGACACCGGTGTCAGCTAAATTTCAATAATTAACTGCCAATTCTTTCATATATTATACAAAAGTCAGGGTTTTTATTGATGGGTCCATTTTCTGTTTGGGATGTTAAATGAAAGGTAAAGCCACATCTTTTGATATTGCTCATTTTGCAGGCGTATCGCAGTCGACTGTTTCACGCGCGCTGAGAAACAGCCCGTTAGTCAATGAAGAAACGCGTAAAAAAGTGCATGAGATTGCCAAGCAGCTCAATTACAAAGTCGATAAAAATGCCAGCAACCTGCGCACCCAACAAAGCAGTACTTTGGCGTTGTTATTGTTTGAAGATCCCACTGCGGATGATTCACAAATAAATCCATTCTTTTTAGCCATGCTTGGCAGTATCACACGTGCATGCGCGCGTGCAGGTTATGATTTGTTAGTCTCATTCCAACAAGCCAGTCAAGATTGGCACGCAGACTACGAAGATAGCCACCGTGCTGATGGCCTAATTTTGCTTGGTTATGGCGATTTTATCGATTATCAAGAAAAGCTCGATAAACTGATGGCAAATCAAACCAAGTTTGTCTGTTGGGGCGCGCAAGTCCCAAACCGACCGGATCTGTCATTGCGATGTGATAATTATTTGGGTGGCCGCTTAGCAGGTCAGCATTTATTAGGGCAACAACGACGTCAGTTTGCATTTATTGGTGATGCCTCAGAGCATAGCCCTGAGTTTAATGAACGTTTTAATGGCTTTAAAGACGTATTAGTAGAACACAATATGTGCATTGACACGCGTAAAATTGCTAATGCCATCTCGACTGAAAGTTCGGGTTATCATGCCACTCATTCGTTGATCAGCAATAAAATTCAGTTTGATGCGCTATTTGCGGCCAGTGATTTAATTGCCATTGGTGCTATTCGTGCCCTTAAAGAAGCGGGTTTGTCGGTCCCTGAAGATGTATCTGTGATTGGTTTTGATGATATTCCTGTGGCGAGCTTTGTGAACCCTCCCCTAACGACTATTTCGCAAAGCACCTCAAAAGCAGGTGAAATGCTGGTCGAGAATTTATTAAAGTTAATTGCAGGTCATGAGGTCGTACACGATATCCTCACTCCAGAGCTGGTGATCAGGCAATCAACGAGCCCGCTGGCAGACTAGTTTTTGTAAAAATACATTAAATTGAGTATGGCAGTAAGCTAATTTGCTTATCGATTTCGTTTTCAAGGGCGGTTAAATCGCCCAGCGCATAGCTGGCTTGGCGAATGAGTAATGACTGATAGTGAAATACCCAAGTAGTCGTAGTTACATCCAGTGAGGAAACAACAAGATCCGTTTCTTGTATTCGCCCAAGCGCTTTTGCAAACGCGTGTCTATCAACTGTTTCTATTGGCTGAGCCAATAAAGCGAGTGCACTGAGGGTCTGAGACGTTTGGTATTGCAACCACTGCGGCTGGTTATTCAGTAGTTCTGTGACTTTTTGCAACATTTGCTGATTTAATTCCTGCACTGGACTCAGCTCTCCTTGACCAACATACGCTTTTTGTAAAAACGTGCCTAATTCTGGGGTCAAAGCAGCGAGACCGCGTCCCTCTATCAGTTCAATCAGCCCTTGCCAATCGTCCATTTGATGTAAAATAGATGCGTGACGGCTTGTTAACCACGACGACGAAAACATGCCTAATTCTGTGGCATTATTAAGTAGCGTCAGAGCATCGTTTAAGCGCGCTTCGTCTTGTGCAATATAAATAGCGGTCGCCAACGAGGTCGGTGACAACACCTTTTGATCTGACATTAACGCGACAGAATGTTTGAGCTCAGAAAAAAGGCTCGGATCTCGCGTTTCTTTATGTAAATTAATCGCGGATTCAAACTGAGTTTTACTACTACTTAAATCAAATGCGACTTTATCAGACAAAGCCAATAAACCAGTATTATCTGCCACTTGCAGACTGCCACTTACAGGCTCAGCCGTGCTTGGAGTAATAATCAACGCTTGGCTCATAATCGGTTTAGATGCATCTGACACCGTAGCGGGCGAGGTATGTTGATAAAACGTATTCAAATAGCCTAAACCAAGCATCCCCAGTGCGAAACCTTTAGCAAACCGACTGCCATAAACGCCTCTAAGCCATTGCTGTATTCCCTGAAATACAGATATTGTCACTATTGTTTGCTGGACGCTTGAATGGAGTAATCGCTCTGGATCCGGTGCTGTCACCTTGGTGAGCTCTTGTGACTGCTCATCGTGGGGGGGAACAACCTCTATTGGAGCTGATGCTTGCAGCGCAGCAGTTGCCAGCACACACACATCGTTTTCAAAAATAATGATGTTATCTGGCACAAAACATACTTGTACTTCACCATCTTTTTTGCGATCGCTATGAGTCAAAAGCGTTGTTTCATCGTCTAATTGACTCAGCACCTGCTGAACTTTTTGATTAAAGCGCGACAAATGTTTGTTGATCCGTTGATGGGTTTTAGGGGGTGTTTCATCGGGGTAAACCGCTTCAAACAACAGATCTTTATAAATAAACCCGTCGCTGTACGCAGCATTTTCACCGAGTACACTTTGCGCTTTAATTGTCGCCAATTGATAAATGGTGTGGAAATAAACAGGTGTAGCATCGGGTTGATCATTGAGCAGCAGCGTGCGTCCGCAGGCAAGTTGCAGATGAATGGTTATCTGTAATGGTTTTTCTTTAACGCGAAAAATAAACTGCACGGACGTAAACCTAACACTTCAGAACGATCAACCGAGCTATTAAAGCACAACATACACACAGTATGAACCTTTTTGAGTAACAATCTGTGACTTTTAATCATCATACTAACAAGTCCTGCGTTCACTATTGAGCAAGCCGCTTGCCAATGACAAGCAACTTGCTCAACAGGGCGCAATTATTGTTGAAGTGTACGCGACACTATCGGGTAATAATCCCACACTTGTTGATCATGTAATGAACGCACCAACTTAATGTATTCTGCATGAGTCCACGCTAATGGCGTAGCAGAATTTGTGCCTTCACCAAATTGATAGCCATGGGGATTGACCCCTACATTATCCCACACTTGCTCTGGTAACATCATGCCTTGGTTGGCAAACAGCTCCATCGCTTTGACATAGGTATTTTTTAACGCTGCGATTTTTTGTGGTGCAACAGGCTTTCCATCAGCATTCTTGAGCGTACGCGCCAGTTCAAAGTGCCCTCGCTCACCGGTAAAAAATGGCCATACTCGCCCACGCTGACCAGGTGTATTGCCACCTAACTCACCATAATTTGTACCTGTGGCCTCATCTTCGCCATAACCATCATTGCCATAACGACGCCACCCTGGAAAACTTCCTTCCACTTCAGCAAATTTAAAGCTGTATTTCACGCGTAAGTTTTCAGGTAATGTTTCATTGTCATATTCAGCCAAACTCGCTTGAATATGGCTATCATCCACGGCTCTGACGCCATAACGAACTAACTCTAAAAATCCACCATCTAAGATGAGGTCTTTGGCGAGCCCTTCACGTCCATTATTGCTAGCCAGCATTGTTTGACTGTTAGCATCGTCATCTTGACTGATCCGGATGTAATAATGTCCATCACTTTGCGGTAATTGGCCTTTGGTGGTCACCATTTGCTGCTCAATGTCAG
Protein-coding sequences here:
- the glk gene encoding glucokinase, with product MNSVTKFQPIIVADVGGTNARFALVTDFDVASLQFTIAHAQTFVSAEFTSLESVLSAYIATLPFSQPTRAALAVAGPMKGQEVNLTNLGWRFTLDALKTEFNFQELKVINDFAAFAYAAPYLKTDQNLPIKHGTAETYSNIAVMGPGTGFGAAALVFNDHQQSVLSCEAGHITLAAVNEFERQLISVIAQEVKHVSVETVFSGSGLERLYRAVATVKQQPVEDYSAARISELALLGQCDICQQTLAQFCDWIGSVAGDLALTFGARGGVFIGGGILPRMQDVLLQSQFADRFMQKGIMSHYVADIPVTLVTQDNIPFIGAAASLIAR
- a CDS encoding LacI family DNA-binding transcriptional regulator — translated: MEKITINSVAKHAGVSKKTVSRVLNNEVNVSDATREKVLAAFKELDYKPNPIARGLANNRSFIIGCLYDNPSKSYITRVQTGALKACQEQQYHLLIHPCEHRGQALLDNIETLLHTSQLDGIVLTPPFSDQKPLVEFLKAKKVPYSRVASVLLDDDSISIGSNDGFAAYEITKLLISLGHRDIAFIKGHPDHSATEQRFLGYKQALAESGITFSERLVDEGNFSYHSGEDSARRILNLSPRPSAVFASNDYMAAAVLKVASQLKLAVPHDLSIAGFDNAPIARHIWPGLTTIAQPVEQMTHIAVTKLIEQIKQPDSEIFKENLPATLITRESTGPYIGQ
- a CDS encoding LacI family DNA-binding transcriptional regulator; the protein is MKGKATSFDIAHFAGVSQSTVSRALRNSPLVNEETRKKVHEIAKQLNYKVDKNASNLRTQQSSTLALLLFEDPTADDSQINPFFLAMLGSITRACARAGYDLLVSFQQASQDWHADYEDSHRADGLILLGYGDFIDYQEKLDKLMANQTKFVCWGAQVPNRPDLSLRCDNYLGGRLAGQHLLGQQRRQFAFIGDASEHSPEFNERFNGFKDVLVEHNMCIDTRKIANAISTESSGYHATHSLISNKIQFDALFAASDLIAIGAIRALKEAGLSVPEDVSVIGFDDIPVASFVNPPLTTISQSTSKAGEMLVENLLKLIAGHEVVHDILTPELVIRQSTSPLAD